The Vibrio tasmaniensis genome includes a region encoding these proteins:
- a CDS encoding carbohydrate porin has product MQKFKLLPITVAVAASLASLSSFAADTNIEALEKRIQELESKVVDIDYVNDQQPAVLTAETKVPEGIVFSGYARYGAHYKSGDERYVDIGTTGRSVGRLGNEANGGEVQLAKLFEADNGAIWDVVFMADHWEADAWADDGGLSMKKMYAGVTNVFESQPELYMWAGRDFHQRPQQGLNDYFWMTHDGQGAGFNNLDFGGAKLDMGFVGQVKGGLVNDNGRYAVTAKLHSIDAGIGNLDFYANYGFASDEADTASSTEYVIDQDTGLTKKVVTPGTKVSDETAYLVGATLGLGDSNRLIVKYGDGADSSVFELKGDYKTFYASIEGNYAASDKFIIDYLVSYKDNSGADLTRDNTEYAGIVRPQYQWNDVHSTWLEAGYGMVDYDDDGEENAWKVTLSQNVSLGGLPWSRPMLRFYTTVGDVETKGAPKDNGNVDTLSFGAMFEAWW; this is encoded by the coding sequence ATGCAAAAATTTAAGCTTTTGCCAATAACGGTCGCAGTGGCGGCTTCGCTTGCTTCACTCTCTTCTTTTGCTGCTGATACTAATATCGAAGCACTAGAAAAACGGATCCAAGAGTTAGAATCTAAGGTTGTTGATATTGATTATGTTAACGATCAACAACCCGCGGTTTTAACTGCAGAAACTAAGGTTCCAGAAGGCATTGTCTTCTCTGGTTATGCTCGTTACGGCGCTCACTACAAGAGCGGTGATGAACGTTACGTAGACATAGGTACAACAGGTCGTTCTGTCGGTCGTTTAGGTAACGAAGCCAATGGTGGTGAGGTTCAGCTAGCTAAACTTTTCGAAGCTGACAATGGTGCGATTTGGGACGTTGTATTCATGGCAGACCACTGGGAGGCAGACGCTTGGGCTGACGACGGCGGCTTAAGCATGAAAAAAATGTACGCTGGTGTAACCAACGTATTTGAGAGCCAACCAGAACTTTATATGTGGGCTGGTCGTGACTTCCACCAACGTCCGCAACAAGGTTTGAACGATTATTTCTGGATGACACATGATGGTCAAGGTGCAGGCTTTAACAACTTAGATTTCGGTGGCGCTAAGCTAGACATGGGCTTTGTCGGTCAAGTGAAAGGCGGCCTCGTAAATGACAATGGTCGATACGCGGTGACAGCGAAACTGCACAGTATTGATGCAGGTATTGGTAACCTAGATTTCTACGCGAACTACGGTTTTGCTTCTGATGAAGCTGATACAGCAAGCTCTACTGAGTACGTAATCGATCAAGATACAGGTTTAACGAAAAAAGTGGTAACACCTGGTACTAAAGTCAGTGATGAAACGGCTTACTTAGTGGGTGCGACGTTAGGCTTAGGCGATTCCAATCGATTAATAGTGAAATATGGTGACGGTGCAGATTCATCGGTATTTGAGTTGAAAGGCGACTATAAAACTTTCTACGCAAGTATTGAAGGTAACTACGCAGCATCGGATAAATTCATCATTGATTACCTAGTGTCGTACAAAGACAACTCTGGTGCAGATTTAACTCGCGACAACACCGAATACGCGGGTATCGTTCGTCCACAGTATCAATGGAATGATGTTCATTCTACTTGGTTAGAAGCGGGCTACGGCATGGTTGACTACGATGACGACGGTGAAGAGAACGCGTGGAAAGTAACACTTTCTCAAAACGTTTCTCTAGGTGGCTTACCTTGGAGCCGTCCAATGCTTCGCTTCTACACAACAGTGGGTGACGTAGAAACTAAAGGCGCTCCAAAAGACAATGGTAACGTAGATACCCTGTCATTCGGTGCAATGTTTGAAGCATGGTGGTAA
- a CDS encoding ABC transporter substrate-binding protein → MKFKTLALSCAVALGLGTTAVNAADKEIRFDGFPDFDSSLKVLLPDFEKETGIKVDYLMNNHGDHHTKLTTNLATGSGAGDVIVVDVEKIGPFVGSGGLVNLSENYGADKYEERFAPYAWAQGKGADGDMYGIPVDLGPGVMYYRTDVFEKAGINVEDAIKDWDSYIAAGEKLKEQNVQLIASAADVAQAIIFTTVPEGEGLYFDKDGNPVVTSERFVHAFEVAKEIRDKGLDGRILAWSNEWYEGFRNGTFATQLSGAWLLGHLNNWIAPETKGKWAVENLPDGIYGSWGGSFLSIPTQSDNPDEAWALIEYMTTDRDVQLKHFETIAAFPANVTTYDDELFQEEMEFLGGQKARLLFAEVAQNIKPVSPAQGDHVARSIILENALMEVLDEGKDIETALKEAERLIKRRTRNL, encoded by the coding sequence ATGAAATTTAAGACCTTGGCGCTTTCATGCGCGGTTGCTTTAGGATTAGGTACTACAGCTGTGAACGCGGCTGACAAAGAGATTCGTTTCGACGGTTTCCCTGATTTCGATAGCAGCCTGAAGGTATTACTGCCTGATTTCGAAAAGGAAACAGGGATCAAAGTTGATTACCTTATGAACAACCATGGTGACCACCACACAAAACTAACCACTAACTTAGCAACTGGCTCAGGTGCGGGTGATGTGATTGTTGTGGACGTTGAGAAAATCGGTCCGTTCGTTGGCTCTGGTGGCCTAGTTAACCTGTCTGAAAACTACGGTGCAGATAAATACGAAGAACGATTCGCACCTTACGCATGGGCACAAGGCAAAGGCGCTGACGGCGACATGTACGGCATCCCTGTCGATCTTGGTCCAGGTGTTATGTACTACCGTACCGACGTGTTTGAAAAAGCGGGAATCAATGTAGAAGACGCAATCAAAGATTGGGATTCATACATCGCTGCGGGTGAAAAACTGAAAGAGCAAAATGTACAACTTATCGCTTCAGCAGCCGACGTGGCACAAGCGATCATCTTCACAACAGTTCCTGAAGGCGAAGGTCTTTACTTCGATAAAGATGGCAACCCAGTTGTGACATCTGAGCGTTTTGTTCACGCTTTTGAAGTAGCAAAAGAGATTCGCGACAAAGGCTTAGATGGCCGTATTTTGGCTTGGTCTAACGAATGGTACGAGGGCTTCCGCAACGGCACATTTGCAACTCAACTTTCTGGCGCTTGGCTACTTGGTCACCTAAACAACTGGATCGCTCCTGAAACCAAAGGTAAGTGGGCAGTAGAAAACCTACCTGATGGCATTTACGGCAGCTGGGGTGGTTCATTCCTATCGATTCCAACTCAATCTGACAACCCAGATGAAGCATGGGCACTTATTGAATACATGACGACTGACCGTGATGTTCAACTTAAGCACTTCGAAACGATTGCGGCTTTCCCTGCGAACGTAACGACATATGACGATGAGCTTTTCCAAGAAGAGATGGAGTTCCTAGGTGGACAGAAAGCGCGTCTGCTGTTTGCTGAAGTGGCACAGAACATCAAACCAGTATCTCCAGCTCAAGGCGACCACGTAGCACGCTCTATAATTTTAGAGAACGCATTGATGGAAGTACTTGATGAAGGCAAGGACATCGAGACTGCATTGAAAGAGGCAGAGCGCCTAATCAAGCGTCGTACGCGTAATCTTTAA
- a CDS encoding carbohydrate ABC transporter permease: protein MPSERTMYIMTKILMVMLGILLIVSAIITVFPFVWSALLSTRDRSEIFGSGISFAIGDSLMVNYAKLLEIMPFWKAMFNSIYVAFLGTTISLLFCSMGGYAFAVFKFRGKNVLFGMLVGSMAIPPVLSLIPYFMIVKFLGLLDNHMAVWLPFTTTPFGIFLMRQHVIASIPKELLEAAKLDGAGEFRTYWSVVLPLMKPALATLAIVQFVFFWNMFMQPLVVLNNPDNYVITQALRSVQGIPNTPWGAVMLGTTISILPLVITYLFASKQMISGLTSGAVKG from the coding sequence ATGCCAAGCGAACGCACCATGTACATCATGACTAAGATCTTGATGGTCATGCTCGGCATATTACTGATTGTTTCCGCAATCATTACGGTGTTCCCGTTTGTGTGGTCAGCTCTGCTTTCAACACGTGACCGTTCGGAAATCTTCGGTTCGGGCATCAGCTTTGCGATTGGCGATAGCCTAATGGTGAACTACGCAAAACTGCTGGAAATCATGCCGTTTTGGAAAGCGATGTTTAACTCGATTTACGTGGCTTTCTTAGGCACTACCATCTCGCTGCTGTTTTGTAGCATGGGTGGCTACGCATTTGCCGTGTTTAAGTTCCGCGGTAAGAACGTGTTGTTCGGCATGTTGGTTGGCTCAATGGCAATTCCGCCAGTGCTTAGCTTGATCCCTTACTTCATGATCGTGAAATTCTTAGGCTTGCTGGATAACCACATGGCGGTATGGCTACCGTTCACAACCACGCCATTTGGTATCTTCTTGATGCGTCAGCACGTGATTGCATCGATTCCTAAAGAGCTGTTAGAAGCGGCGAAGTTAGATGGTGCGGGGGAGTTCAGAACGTATTGGAGTGTGGTACTGCCACTGATGAAACCAGCACTAGCAACACTTGCTATCGTGCAGTTCGTTTTCTTCTGGAACATGTTTATGCAGCCTCTAGTGGTACTGAACAACCCAGACAATTACGTCATCACACAAGCACTACGAAGTGTTCAAGGTATTCCGAATACGCCATGGGGCGCGGTAATGCTAGGTACCACAATTTCTATTTTACCACTCGTGATTACATACCTGTTCGCATCGAAACAGATGATCAGTGGTTTAACGTCCGGCGCAGTTAAAGGTTAG
- a CDS encoding ABC transporter ATP-binding protein, whose protein sequence is MAKVEFKNIKKSFGDVEVVKEFDFTVEDGEFVVFLGPSGCGKSTTLRMLAGLESISSGDIVVGGKVMNKVDAKDRDLAMVFQSYALYPHMTVYENIAFALKLKGMPKAEIDVEVLKAAKMLELDPLLNRKPKELSGGQRQRVAMGRAMVRTPKVFLFDEPLSNLDAKLRGVMREEIKHLHRELKTTTIYVTHDQIEAMTLADRIVILKDGYVAQVGTPTEVFQRPANKFVAQFIGNPSMNMLEAKLIEKEGEYFVELGDVHIPLPERFKSLASKNLALHFGVRPTDIHLRAEQVDHDRVLPFPVKIKDKELLGASILLKTEIGGQPLMVETQAAEVDVKELTLYLDLDAFHLFDALSENSLAS, encoded by the coding sequence ATGGCTAAAGTAGAATTCAAAAACATCAAGAAATCATTCGGTGATGTTGAAGTGGTTAAAGAGTTTGATTTTACGGTTGAAGACGGTGAATTCGTGGTTTTCCTTGGCCCATCTGGCTGTGGTAAGTCGACTACCCTTCGCATGCTTGCAGGCCTAGAAAGCATCAGTTCTGGTGACATCGTGGTTGGTGGCAAAGTGATGAACAAGGTTGATGCAAAAGACCGTGACTTAGCGATGGTATTCCAAAGCTACGCGCTGTATCCACACATGACGGTTTACGAGAACATCGCCTTTGCACTAAAACTGAAAGGCATGCCGAAAGCAGAAATCGACGTAGAAGTACTAAAAGCGGCAAAAATGCTAGAGCTTGATCCACTACTGAACCGTAAGCCAAAAGAGCTTTCTGGTGGTCAGCGTCAGCGTGTAGCTATGGGCCGCGCGATGGTTCGTACTCCGAAAGTGTTCCTGTTTGATGAGCCGCTATCTAACCTAGATGCAAAACTTCGTGGCGTGATGCGTGAAGAGATCAAACACCTACACCGCGAGCTGAAAACGACCACGATCTACGTTACACACGACCAGATCGAAGCGATGACGCTAGCAGACCGCATCGTGATTCTGAAAGACGGTTATGTTGCTCAAGTGGGCACACCAACTGAGGTGTTCCAACGCCCAGCTAACAAGTTTGTCGCGCAATTCATTGGTAACCCGTCAATGAACATGTTGGAAGCTAAGCTGATTGAAAAAGAAGGCGAATACTTCGTTGAACTTGGCGATGTTCATATCCCACTGCCAGAGCGCTTTAAGTCTCTAGCATCTAAAAACCTAGCGCTGCATTTTGGTGTTCGTCCAACAGATATTCACTTACGTGCCGAGCAAGTGGATCACGATCGCGTACTGCCATTCCCTGTGAAAATCAAAGACAAGGAATTGCTAGGCGCGAGCATTCTTCTGAAAACAGAAATCGGCGGTCAACCGCTGATGGTTGAGACCCAAGCCGCTGAAGTGGATGTGAAAGAGCTGACACTTTACTTGGATTTGGATGCTTTCCACCTGTTTGACGCACTGAGTGAGAACTCGCTAGCGAGCTAG
- a CDS encoding GH1 family beta-glucosidase gives MNKFQLPSDSKLRSKEFVFGVATSSYQIEGGVEEGGRTPSIWDTFCKKPGKVDNGDNGDVACDHYHLWQQDIEMIQGLGVDAYRLSIAWPRILPQDGVVNQQGLEFYEQIIDECHARGMKVYVTLYHWDLPQYLEDKGGWLNRETSYKFAEYAEVVSNYFGDKIDVYTTLNEPFVSAFLGYRWGEHAPGIKGEKEGYLASHHLMLAHGLAMPILRKNAPHAKHGVVFNATPAYPLTPQDQGAADYCEAENYHWFIDPVMKGEYPQLVVERQAMNMPMILEGDLDIISAPVDYIGINYYTRNVARFNENGDIESVKQTDAEHTYIGWEINPQGLTDLLVRLDARYENMPPIYITENGAAGNDERVNGQVMDDQRVRYFQGHIEAVHNAVEAGVKVDGYFAWSLMDNFEWAFGYCQRFGIVHVDYTTQERTLKQSAIAYRNMLQERAEENR, from the coding sequence ATGAATAAATTTCAACTTCCAAGTGATTCAAAGTTACGCAGTAAGGAATTTGTATTCGGTGTCGCGACATCTTCATACCAAATTGAAGGCGGCGTTGAAGAGGGCGGTCGTACACCGTCTATCTGGGACACGTTTTGTAAGAAGCCGGGTAAGGTAGATAACGGCGACAATGGTGATGTGGCGTGCGACCACTACCACTTGTGGCAACAAGATATCGAGATGATTCAAGGCTTAGGTGTTGATGCTTACCGCCTGTCCATTGCTTGGCCACGTATCCTGCCGCAAGACGGTGTGGTGAATCAGCAAGGCCTAGAGTTTTATGAGCAGATCATCGATGAGTGCCATGCTCGTGGCATGAAGGTTTACGTAACGCTTTATCACTGGGATCTGCCGCAATACCTTGAAGATAAAGGTGGTTGGCTGAACCGTGAAACGTCTTACAAGTTCGCAGAATACGCAGAAGTGGTGAGTAACTACTTTGGCGACAAGATTGATGTTTACACAACGCTGAACGAACCGTTTGTGTCTGCATTCCTAGGCTACCGTTGGGGCGAGCATGCGCCAGGCATCAAGGGTGAGAAAGAGGGCTACTTAGCTTCTCACCACCTAATGTTGGCACACGGTTTAGCGATGCCGATTCTTCGTAAGAATGCGCCTCATGCTAAGCATGGCGTGGTATTTAACGCGACGCCGGCTTACCCATTAACACCACAAGATCAAGGCGCAGCAGATTACTGCGAAGCTGAGAATTACCACTGGTTCATCGACCCTGTAATGAAAGGTGAATACCCACAGCTGGTTGTCGAGCGCCAAGCGATGAACATGCCAATGATTCTAGAAGGCGATCTAGACATCATTAGTGCTCCTGTTGATTACATCGGTATCAATTACTACACACGCAATGTCGCTCGCTTCAACGAGAACGGCGACATTGAATCAGTAAAACAGACTGACGCTGAACACACTTACATCGGTTGGGAAATTAACCCACAAGGTTTAACCGATTTATTGGTAAGGCTGGATGCTCGTTACGAAAACATGCCGCCTATCTACATTACAGAGAACGGTGCAGCAGGTAACGACGAGCGTGTTAACGGACAAGTGATGGATGACCAACGTGTTCGTTACTTCCAAGGCCACATTGAAGCGGTTCACAACGCAGTTGAAGCCGGTGTGAAAGTCGATGGCTACTTTGCGTGGAGTTTAATGGATAACTTCGAGTGGGCATTCGGCTACTGCCAACGCTTTGGCATCGTCCATGTTGATTACACCACCCAAGAAAGAACACTGAAACAGAGCGCAATTGCGTACCGAAACATGCTTCAAGAGCGCGCTGAGGAGAACAGATAA
- a CDS encoding prolyl oligopeptidase family serine peptidase: MSYLKEYQYPITNKQIVSDDYFGQIIEDPYRWLEDDRSDETAQWVASQNAVTFDYLAQIPYRTELRERLAKAQDYKKSSQPFVRGDYTYFYKNDGLQNHSILYRQKEGQPMEVFLDPNTFSEDGTTSLGSVSFSKDYSLVAYSISEGGSDWRKIFVIDTETKKQLEAEITDAKFTGISWLGNRGFYYSSYDKPDGSLLSARTEQHKLYFHELGTEQASDKVIFGANNAEQHRYVSGYTTEDDRYLLILGRESTSGNRLFYIDLGSEEQSLNTLIDHVDSDTYLIDNQDEVFILYTNLDAPNGKVVSFDTRNQQWLDIIPEKPQPLDISTGGGYLFAHYMVDVVSKIEQLDYQGNLVREIHLPGLGTASGLGGKKEQTELYYTFTNYVTPPTIFSFDVESGSSEIYQRSESPFESEQFESKQVFYTSKDGTQVPMLISYKKGLVLDGNNPTMLYAYGGFNVSLTPSFSGTVGSWLELGGVYAVPNLRGGGEYGKAWHKAGTQQKKQNVFDDFIAAAEFLIAENYTSSDKLAIRGGSNGGLLVGACMTQRPELFQVALPAVGVLDMLRYHTFTSGEGWAYDFGTSAQSKEMFEYLLGYSPVHNVVRGVDYPATLVTTADHDDRVVPAHSYKFISELQDKHEGGAPVMIRIDVNAGHGAGMPLSKAIELTADIYAFTLFNMGIESLDSL, encoded by the coding sequence ATGAGCTATTTAAAAGAGTATCAATATCCAATCACCAACAAACAGATCGTCAGCGATGACTATTTTGGTCAGATAATCGAAGACCCATATCGTTGGTTAGAAGACGACAGAAGTGACGAAACCGCGCAGTGGGTGGCGAGCCAAAATGCAGTCACATTCGATTACCTTGCTCAAATCCCGTATCGCACAGAACTGCGAGAGCGATTAGCGAAAGCGCAAGACTACAAAAAGAGCTCACAGCCGTTTGTGCGAGGTGATTACACCTACTTCTATAAGAACGATGGTTTGCAGAATCACAGTATTCTCTATCGTCAGAAAGAAGGTCAGCCGATGGAAGTATTCCTAGATCCGAATACCTTCTCGGAAGATGGCACCACATCACTAGGCTCAGTCTCATTTTCGAAAGACTACAGCCTAGTGGCATACAGCATTTCAGAGGGTGGTAGTGACTGGCGTAAGATCTTTGTGATTGATACTGAGACTAAAAAGCAGCTTGAAGCCGAAATCACCGATGCGAAGTTTACCGGCATTTCTTGGTTAGGTAATCGCGGCTTTTATTACTCTAGTTACGATAAGCCAGACGGCAGCCTGCTTTCTGCGCGTACCGAACAACACAAACTCTACTTCCATGAACTGGGTACCGAGCAAGCCAGCGACAAAGTGATTTTTGGTGCGAACAACGCCGAGCAACACCGCTATGTGTCGGGTTACACCACCGAAGACGACCGTTACTTGCTCATCCTAGGTCGAGAGTCGACATCGGGTAACAGACTGTTCTATATCGATTTAGGTTCAGAGGAACAATCACTGAATACGCTGATTGATCATGTGGATAGCGATACTTACCTCATTGATAACCAAGACGAAGTCTTCATCTTATACACCAATCTCGATGCGCCAAACGGCAAGGTGGTGAGCTTTGATACTCGCAATCAACAGTGGCTCGATATCATTCCGGAAAAGCCACAGCCATTAGACATCAGCACTGGTGGTGGTTACTTGTTTGCCCACTATATGGTGGATGTGGTGTCGAAAATTGAGCAGTTGGATTACCAAGGCAACCTCGTTCGTGAAATTCATTTGCCTGGGCTGGGAACGGCCAGTGGCTTAGGTGGTAAAAAAGAGCAAACCGAGCTTTATTACACCTTCACCAACTATGTTACGCCGCCAACCATTTTCTCTTTTGATGTTGAATCAGGCAGTTCTGAAATTTACCAACGCTCTGAGTCTCCGTTTGAGTCGGAGCAATTTGAGTCTAAACAAGTCTTCTATACCTCGAAGGATGGTACTCAGGTTCCGATGCTTATCTCTTATAAGAAGGGATTAGTGTTAGATGGCAATAACCCAACCATGTTGTACGCCTATGGTGGTTTCAATGTCAGCCTAACGCCTTCTTTCTCGGGTACGGTGGGCAGTTGGCTAGAACTGGGTGGCGTATATGCGGTGCCGAACTTACGTGGTGGTGGCGAATACGGCAAGGCGTGGCACAAAGCGGGCACTCAGCAGAAAAAGCAAAATGTGTTTGACGACTTCATTGCCGCAGCCGAGTTCTTAATCGCAGAAAACTACACCAGTAGCGACAAGCTAGCGATTCGCGGCGGTTCTAACGGAGGCTTGCTTGTAGGCGCTTGTATGACACAAAGGCCTGAGCTGTTCCAAGTGGCTTTACCTGCGGTTGGTGTGTTGGACATGTTGCGTTATCACACCTTCACGTCTGGTGAAGGCTGGGCGTACGATTTTGGTACGTCAGCACAAAGTAAAGAGATGTTCGAATATCTGCTTGGCTATTCGCCAGTTCACAATGTGGTACGTGGCGTCGATTACCCTGCAACATTGGTTACCACCGCTGATCACGATGACCGCGTAGTGCCAGCTCACTCTTATAAGTTCATCTCAGAGCTACAAGATAAGCATGAAGGCGGTGCGCCCGTGATGATTCGTATCGATGTTAATGCTGGCCACGGTGCCGGTATGCCGCTGAGCAAAGCGATTGAACTCACTGCTGATATCTACGCATTTACTCTGTTCAATATGGGAATAGAGTCTCTAGATTCACTTTAG
- a CDS encoding LacI family DNA-binding transcriptional regulator produces the protein MATIKHVSEHAGVSQATVSRVINGTSRVSHDKKLKVEKAIKELGYRPNSIAQALASSRTGSVGVVVPELGGSFYSGILHCIEENLRRFGYHAVVTAGSNTEQGQRESVEFLLGRRVDALILHTQLLSDDYLIELEEQGTPVVLINRFIPEMAMSCIDIDNEVGGLLATQYLLQKGHTDIACITGPLDKADARGRLQGYRKALEEAGVPYDEALVSEAGFTEETGISAMKKLINRKCHFTAVFASNDHMAFGAFEVLHKEGLSVPRDVSLVGFDNTIFARYLTPSLTTINFPIEEMSIEAVQLTLQKLKKIKHDVNFKLLPTLVTRNSVSDLLVTL, from the coding sequence GTGGCAACAATTAAACACGTATCAGAACATGCAGGAGTGTCTCAAGCGACAGTGTCTAGGGTTATCAATGGCACCAGTAGAGTGAGTCACGACAAGAAGTTAAAGGTTGAAAAAGCGATCAAAGAATTGGGTTATCGCCCGAACTCTATCGCTCAGGCTTTGGCTTCAAGTCGTACCGGAAGTGTGGGTGTTGTTGTTCCAGAACTGGGCGGGTCTTTCTATTCAGGCATCTTGCATTGCATAGAGGAAAACCTACGCCGCTTTGGTTACCACGCTGTGGTTACAGCGGGTTCGAACACCGAACAAGGGCAGCGCGAGTCTGTGGAGTTTCTGTTGGGGCGTCGTGTCGATGCTTTGATTCTTCATACTCAACTGCTCAGTGATGACTATTTAATTGAATTGGAAGAACAGGGGACCCCTGTGGTTTTGATTAACCGCTTCATCCCAGAAATGGCGATGAGTTGCATTGATATTGATAACGAAGTCGGGGGGCTACTCGCTACTCAATATCTTTTGCAAAAGGGACATACAGATATCGCGTGTATTACCGGGCCTTTAGATAAAGCAGATGCTAGGGGGCGTTTGCAGGGTTATCGCAAGGCACTGGAAGAAGCCGGTGTGCCATACGATGAAGCTTTAGTCTCTGAGGCGGGATTTACTGAAGAGACTGGCATCAGCGCCATGAAGAAGTTGATAAATAGAAAATGCCACTTTACGGCGGTATTTGCTTCAAACGATCACATGGCATTTGGCGCATTCGAAGTTTTGCATAAAGAGGGACTGTCTGTTCCGAGAGACGTTTCTCTTGTCGGCTTCGATAACACCATCTTCGCGCGTTATCTGACCCCTAGTTTGACCACCATTAATTTCCCCATTGAAGAGATGAGCATCGAAGCAGTGCAGCTCACTCTACAAAAGCTAAAAAAAATCAAACATGACGTGAACTTTAAATTGCTGCCGACGTTGGTCACTAGAAACTCGGTATCGGATTTACTCGTTACCCTATAA
- a CDS encoding carbohydrate ABC transporter permease gives MNHTASTTIEPSEPSFFSRLNLKALTPYGFLLPFLIIFSVFGIFPLLFSVYLSFHEWNPVQGMDAMQFVGFENYHIALTDPWLWRSLKNTLWLAITSGVAQHLVAIPVAYMLVSMGDRMRHWLTSAYFLPFITSTVAASLIFFNMYSPNSGIINQTLMALADSTLFGWAFAWVNDFQPIRWLDDATMVKPSIAIMVFWKYTGFNIVLYTTGLMTIPKDILEAARMDGANAFRRFWNISLPMIRPFIFFAITMTIIGNLQMFEEPFVLTRGTGGTGQSGLTISMYLYKVGWEWLEMGTASAISWLLFALIASCTLVQFLFFGKKGLGEH, from the coding sequence ATGAATCATACAGCGAGCACAACGATAGAACCTTCGGAGCCAAGCTTTTTTTCTCGTCTAAATTTGAAAGCGCTTACACCGTATGGATTTCTTCTGCCGTTTCTGATCATTTTTTCTGTATTTGGGATCTTCCCGCTGTTGTTCTCTGTTTACCTGTCGTTCCACGAATGGAACCCAGTACAGGGCATGGACGCAATGCAGTTCGTTGGTTTTGAGAACTATCACATTGCCTTGACTGACCCGTGGCTATGGCGTTCATTAAAGAACACATTGTGGCTAGCAATCACATCGGGTGTGGCTCAGCATTTAGTTGCTATTCCAGTGGCTTACATGTTGGTTTCAATGGGTGACCGTATGCGTCACTGGCTAACATCGGCGTACTTTCTACCGTTCATCACATCAACGGTCGCAGCGTCACTGATTTTCTTCAATATGTACTCTCCTAACTCAGGAATCATTAACCAAACGCTGATGGCACTGGCTGATAGCACACTGTTTGGTTGGGCATTTGCTTGGGTTAACGATTTTCAACCAATCCGCTGGTTAGACGATGCCACTATGGTGAAGCCGTCTATCGCGATCATGGTTTTCTGGAAATACACCGGTTTTAACATCGTCCTTTACACCACAGGTTTAATGACGATTCCTAAAGACATTTTAGAAGCTGCACGTATGGATGGTGCCAATGCCTTCCGCCGCTTCTGGAACATCTCACTACCAATGATTCGTCCATTCATCTTCTTTGCAATCACCATGACCATCATCGGTAACCTGCAAATGTTTGAAGAACCGTTCGTTCTAACGCGTGGTACAGGTGGTACGGGTCAATCTGGTTTAACTATCTCTATGTACCTCTACAAAGTGGGTTGGGAATGGTTAGAAATGGGCACAGCGTCAGCAATTTCATGGCTTCTGTTTGCACTGATCGCGTCTTGTACTTTGGTTCAATTTTTATTCTTCGGTAAGAAAGGCTTAGGGGAACATTAA